Proteins encoded together in one Deltaproteobacteria bacterium window:
- a CDS encoding sigma-70 family RNA polymerase sigma factor — protein sequence MTALKFSASHALDWTQDEAFMSELRQQMLKFASLQLQDTSLAEDAVQEAFIGALKNQQTFGRRSAFKTWVFAILKHKIIDVIRGNHRLVPSSSMQDDDEQTNLEVWDQQFDERGYWHLSERPTPWPQPSESAANNQFWLVFEACLEGLPGQYRRAYMMREFIGLSTAEICELLETNETSLNVLLYRARSKLRKCLQTNWFDKGA from the coding sequence ATGACCGCACTGAAGTTTTCCGCTTCTCACGCCCTAGATTGGACGCAGGATGAAGCATTTATGAGCGAGCTGCGCCAACAAATGTTGAAATTTGCAAGTTTACAACTGCAAGACACGAGCCTTGCCGAAGACGCCGTTCAAGAGGCTTTTATCGGCGCATTAAAAAACCAACAAACGTTCGGCAGAAGGTCTGCATTTAAAACCTGGGTGTTTGCCATACTTAAACACAAAATCATTGATGTAATACGCGGCAATCATCGCCTTGTGCCCAGCAGCTCTATGCAAGATGATGATGAACAAACAAACCTAGAAGTGTGGGACCAGCAATTTGATGAACGCGGTTATTGGCATTTATCCGAACGCCCAACACCCTGGCCACAGCCCAGCGAAAGCGCCGCTAACAATCAATTTTGGTTAGTATTTGAAGCGTGTTTAGAAGGCCTGCCTGGCCAATACAGAAGAGCCTACATGATGCGTGAATTCATTGGCTTAAGCACCGCTGAAATATGTGAGCTGCTAGAAACAAATGAAACCAGCCTTAACGTATTGCTTTACCGAGCCCGTTCAAAGCTTAGAAAATGCCTTCAAACAAACTGGTTCGATAAGGGAGCTTAA
- a CDS encoding sterol desaturase family protein, with protein sequence MISVTTFGTITAAIVVGAVGWSFTEYCIHRWLGHDRRFLRNPFGVEHQTHHSKGNYFAQWWKKAGAAIAAIALLWWPATVLLGAVYGSAFIFGFVAFYLYYEILHRVEHVFEASTAYGRWARAHHFFHHFHDPSRNHGVTSPVWDHVFGTYSATDVIRVPEKLAPLWLIEPTTGDVWQHLQPTWVLRKLKKRAPKRAPTIVA encoded by the coding sequence ATGATCAGCGTGACCACCTTCGGAACCATCACAGCTGCAATCGTCGTGGGTGCTGTCGGCTGGAGCTTCACGGAGTACTGCATTCACCGTTGGCTCGGCCATGACCGGCGTTTTCTGCGCAACCCGTTTGGCGTCGAGCATCAGACGCACCACAGCAAGGGCAACTACTTCGCGCAGTGGTGGAAGAAGGCAGGTGCTGCAATCGCGGCCATTGCCCTGCTTTGGTGGCCAGCGACGGTGCTGCTGGGCGCTGTGTACGGGTCGGCCTTCATCTTCGGCTTCGTCGCGTTCTACCTCTACTACGAAATCTTGCACCGCGTGGAGCATGTCTTTGAGGCCAGCACCGCGTACGGCCGCTGGGCCCGGGCGCACCACTTTTTTCACCATTTCCACGATCCGTCTCGCAACCACGGTGTCACGTCGCCGGTTTGGGATCATGTCTTTGGAACGTACAGCGCGACCGACGTGATTCGCGTGCCGGAGAAGCTCGCACCGTTGTGGCTGATCGAACCCACAACCGGCGACGTCTGGCAGCACTTGCAGCCGACTTGGGTGCTTCGAAAGCTGAAAAAGCGAGCCCCCAAGCGCGCTCCGACCATCGTCGCGTGA
- a CDS encoding EAL domain-containing protein, which yields MLAHKLGMHVVAEGIEDEAVWNTLKELGCDEGQGYWMGRPMPAEDIEAWMISWHST from the coding sequence ATGTTGGCGCATAAACTCGGTATGCATGTCGTCGCGGAGGGGATAGAGGACGAAGCTGTATGGAACACTTTGAAAGAACTTGGATGCGACGAAGGGCAAGGCTATTGGATGGGAAGGCCAATGCCCGCTGAAGATATAGAAGCGTGGATGATTAGCTGGCACTCGACGTAA
- a CDS encoding sulfite exporter TauE/SafE family protein has protein sequence MVAFLATLIGLSLGLLGGGGSILAVPVLAYGAGLPAKEAIATSLIVVGATSLFALIPHARRGHVEWRTGAIFSATAMVGAYLGGLAADWFSGTTLLLLFAAMMVVTALAMFRGRSELKANKEKPLAVGLVIAEGLVVGGATGLVGAGGGFLVVPALVLLGGMEMHKAVGTSLMVIALKSFAAFAGHAAHVSIDVQLALVVTVAAVAGSIGGAALAKRVPAQMLRKVFAGFVLVMAGYVVWREAGLMPAAGVLLLSLATLGGLRLRDGRSANARHPKPPVVDSFPIPIDASDVRNR, from the coding sequence ATGGTTGCATTTTTGGCCACATTGATCGGTCTCTCCCTTGGACTGCTTGGGGGCGGCGGCTCCATCCTCGCGGTTCCGGTGCTGGCCTATGGAGCCGGGCTGCCGGCCAAAGAGGCCATCGCCACTTCGCTGATTGTGGTGGGTGCGACGTCGCTCTTTGCCCTGATTCCCCACGCCCGGCGAGGCCACGTCGAATGGCGGACTGGGGCGATCTTCTCTGCGACCGCCATGGTCGGGGCCTACTTGGGCGGGCTCGCGGCCGATTGGTTCTCTGGCACCACGCTCCTATTGCTCTTTGCCGCCATGATGGTGGTGACCGCGTTGGCGATGTTTCGTGGGCGGAGTGAGCTGAAGGCGAACAAAGAGAAGCCACTGGCAGTCGGGCTGGTGATCGCCGAGGGTCTCGTGGTCGGTGGGGCCACCGGGCTCGTGGGCGCGGGCGGCGGCTTCCTGGTGGTGCCAGCTCTGGTGCTTCTCGGCGGTATGGAGATGCACAAGGCGGTGGGCACCTCGCTCATGGTCATCGCGCTCAAGTCTTTTGCGGCCTTTGCCGGCCATGCAGCGCATGTGTCCATCGATGTGCAGCTCGCCCTCGTGGTCACGGTCGCCGCCGTCGCAGGGAGCATTGGGGGAGCAGCATTGGCCAAGCGTGTCCCAGCGCAGATGCTGCGCAAGGTTTTTGCCGGTTTTGTGTTGGTGATGGCGGGCTACGTCGTCTGGCGCGAAGCGGGGCTGATGCCCGCTGCGGGTGTGTTGCTCCTCTCGCTTGCCACCCTCGGTGGGTTGCGGTTGCGGGATGGTCGTTCGGCCAACGCCAGACACCCCAAACCACCCGTTGTGGACTCGTTTCCAATCCCGATTGACGCCTCAGATGTCCGCAATAGATAG
- a CDS encoding zf-HC2 domain-containing protein — protein sequence MMNCKSTTQLLSQAQDRKLTMREKGGVTLHTIMCKGCRNYGKQVQQLSNLSKQFVEPVNLADKDKGGS from the coding sequence ATGATGAATTGCAAATCTACCACCCAGCTTCTATCACAAGCACAAGACCGAAAGCTTACCATGAGAGAAAAAGGCGGCGTTACATTACACACCATTATGTGCAAGGGCTGCCGTAATTATGGCAAACAAGTGCAGCAGCTGAGCAACTTATCTAAGCAGTTTGTTGAGCCTGTAAACTTGGCCGACAAGGACAAAGGGGGCTCCTAG
- a CDS encoding S8 family serine peptidase, protein MCLGLLYDLSLGNPDVYVAVIDSAIEITHPEFADSVKAPFDAYANDNDPSPEPGEFCFEAADTSLCDIHGTAVSGIAVARANNEEGIVGLCPECSLIPIKLLGEYYAPLSGDVAAFEHAIDNGAWVINNSWGYSDYMPVSDTLRAVIVRASTQARDGLGAVVVFAAGNEDREILDDELAAIPEVLSVTAIDHYGNPTPYTNTGASVDIAAPSATVSASVNGGYTQSFGGTSAAAPVVAGVAGLILSIHPEYTAQQVRELITGSAKKDGRVTFDENGHHHTFGFGFLSPAGIVNVWYPPIAVEDPDPLPEEGGCGALESKPLALLLLVLWVYRRLRGTASAV, encoded by the coding sequence ATGTGCCTAGGTTTGCTTTATGATTTGAGCCTGGGAAATCCGGATGTGTATGTGGCGGTGATTGATTCAGCGATTGAAATCACCCACCCAGAATTTGCGGATTCGGTGAAGGCTCCCTTTGATGCCTACGCCAATGATAACGATCCAAGCCCCGAACCCGGTGAGTTTTGTTTTGAGGCTGCGGATACCAGCCTTTGCGATATTCATGGCACGGCGGTTTCCGGCATTGCTGTCGCACGTGCCAACAACGAAGAGGGGATTGTGGGGCTTTGTCCCGAATGCTCTCTTATTCCCATCAAGCTGCTCGGTGAATATTACGCGCCGCTTTCGGGAGATGTGGCGGCTTTTGAACATGCCATCGACAATGGCGCGTGGGTGATTAACAACTCCTGGGGTTACAGCGATTACATGCCGGTTTCCGATACGCTTCGCGCCGTGATTGTACGTGCATCCACACAAGCACGGGATGGGCTTGGCGCGGTGGTGGTGTTTGCGGCAGGCAATGAAGACCGGGAAATATTAGACGACGAGTTGGCGGCGATCCCAGAAGTGTTATCGGTGACGGCCATCGACCATTATGGCAACCCAACACCTTATACGAATACGGGTGCGTCTGTGGATATCGCAGCACCTTCGGCCACGGTGTCGGCTTCGGTCAACGGCGGTTATACGCAGAGCTTTGGCGGCACGTCAGCCGCTGCGCCCGTGGTCGCCGGTGTGGCGGGGCTGATTTTATCGATTCATCCGGAATATACTGCGCAGCAGGTCCGTGAGCTCATCACTGGCTCGGCCAAGAAGGATGGACGCGTCACATTTGATGAGAATGGGCATCACCATACGTTTGGCTTTGGGTTCTTAAGCCCGGCAGGCATTGTGAATGTGTGGTATCCGCCAATAGCGGTTGAGGATCCAGACCCTCTACCCGAAGAGGGCGGCTGTGGGGCTCTGGAGAGTAAGCCTCTGGCACTGCTCTTATTGGTTCTATGGGTTTACCGACGGCTTAGAGGTACTGCCAGCGCAGTTTGA
- a CDS encoding MBL fold metallo-hydrolase: MNLKTYFDNATSTLTYVVWDPATLDAVIIDPVLNYDPVGSVTQTDSAMMLLNFVRETDLNVHFVLETHAHADHLSSAQLLRRHLDAQIAIGEHIVAVQETFKAALSLNADFATDGSQFDKLLKDQEVLMAGSLPITVLHTPGHTPACISFKIDDAVFTGDALFIEDFGTGRCDFPKGSAKDLYDSVQNKLYTLPDETRVFVGHDYQPGDRDLRYETTIGASKSANIQLQANTSCEEFVEFRNARDALLKAPKLLFQSVQVNIDAGRLPKEEANGGRYFRLPLNLFAPTDGVGEMVISKSVQSLSEIRTLEDTYVIAHPTDLHPNGGVAFSHGIAIAAKGKGKLISLVLTDEQVSLPPISSIVSRWDIEPSDVDHSVVKHECCQDLIDTVLDGIRKLGPDLLVVGTHRGRGVVHWLSGSPAVSLARNTDVPTLLLPIGERGLIAREDGNIRLENVLIPVETQEAADTAFDALSKFMDGAGIENATVHLLGAEGKCDLERIRLPRDKEWQFEKHCRVEKLEKAVDALADEVNANLIVMATNGQDSFHDFLWGTHTERVLAHANRPVMSVQMKNGN, translated from the coding sequence ATGAATTTAAAAACCTATTTTGATAATGCCACTTCAACGCTGACCTATGTTGTTTGGGACCCAGCAACTCTCGATGCTGTTATCATCGATCCCGTTTTGAATTACGACCCCGTTGGATCGGTGACCCAAACAGATTCAGCGATGATGCTTTTGAACTTTGTGCGAGAAACTGACCTCAATGTTCACTTTGTTCTTGAGACTCATGCTCATGCGGATCATCTTTCGTCAGCGCAATTGTTGAGGCGGCATCTAGACGCTCAAATCGCTATTGGTGAACATATCGTTGCCGTTCAAGAAACGTTTAAGGCCGCGCTGAGCCTTAATGCTGATTTTGCGACCGACGGTAGTCAATTCGATAAATTGTTAAAGGACCAAGAGGTTCTTATGGCCGGTTCACTTCCTATCACCGTGCTTCATACGCCTGGGCACACCCCAGCCTGTATCAGTTTCAAAATTGATGATGCTGTATTTACCGGTGATGCTTTGTTTATTGAAGACTTTGGAACCGGGCGGTGCGACTTTCCGAAGGGCAGTGCCAAAGACCTCTACGACTCCGTTCAAAACAAACTTTATACGCTTCCCGATGAGACAAGAGTATTTGTGGGGCATGACTATCAGCCTGGTGACAGAGATTTGCGATACGAAACCACCATTGGAGCATCCAAATCTGCAAATATTCAACTTCAAGCCAACACATCTTGTGAAGAATTTGTAGAATTTCGCAATGCTCGGGATGCTCTTCTCAAGGCACCAAAGCTCTTATTTCAAAGTGTACAAGTGAATATAGATGCTGGCCGGCTACCGAAAGAAGAGGCGAATGGTGGTCGTTATTTCAGATTGCCTCTTAATCTTTTCGCTCCCACTGATGGGGTTGGCGAAATGGTTATTTCTAAATCGGTTCAGTCACTCTCGGAGATCAGAACTTTGGAAGATACCTATGTGATTGCACATCCAACTGACCTTCACCCCAATGGAGGCGTGGCTTTTAGCCATGGTATTGCGATTGCAGCAAAAGGAAAAGGGAAGTTGATTTCGCTTGTGCTTACAGACGAGCAAGTTTCTTTACCCCCGATTTCAAGTATCGTTTCTCGTTGGGATATAGAACCGTCGGATGTAGACCACTCTGTGGTCAAACATGAATGCTGCCAGGACCTGATTGATACCGTTTTGGACGGCATTCGTAAGTTGGGTCCTGATCTCTTAGTGGTCGGAACTCATCGCGGTCGGGGAGTTGTGCATTGGTTATCCGGAAGTCCCGCGGTTTCATTGGCTAGAAATACGGATGTTCCGACGCTTCTATTACCTATTGGTGAACGCGGCCTCATCGCCCGTGAGGATGGAAATATTCGCTTAGAAAACGTATTGATCCCTGTAGAAACGCAAGAAGCAGCTGATACCGCATTTGATGCGCTCTCGAAGTTTATGGATGGGGCAGGAATCGAAAATGCCACGGTCCACTTGTTGGGTGCGGAAGGAAAGTGCGACCTGGAAAGAATTCGTCTGCCAAGAGATAAGGAATGGCAATTTGAGAAACATTGTCGTGTCGAAAAACTAGAAAAAGCTGTAGATGCGCTGGCGGATGAGGTGAATGCAAACTTGATTGTGATGGCGACCAATGGGCAAGACAGTTTTCACGACTTCTTGTGGGGAACCCATACAGAGAGAGTGTTGGCTCATGCAAATCGTCCGGTAATGTCGGTTCAGATGAAGAACGGAAATTAA
- a CDS encoding peptidoglycan DD-metalloendopeptidase family protein — protein MAQRSYQETRTTLISDRKSPNPEDFATLKTEGICFSTVIDLGENYEVYDFTKGYDAQRVLASPYGVGRYDEHRPGMYEGEQFLEDQRDVHVGVDLAGPVGEPVHAFYAGSIFKLGDNALRYDYGPTIITRHGWHEQVVYALHGHLSRESLKKWSVGDTFEAGEVLAWLGCEEENGGWNSHLHFQLSLMEPDTHDLPGAVNRSDRAWALRAFPDPRLVLGPLY, from the coding sequence ATGGCGCAGAGAAGCTACCAAGAAACGAGAACCACTTTGATAAGCGACCGAAAATCCCCAAACCCTGAAGACTTTGCCACTTTGAAGACTGAAGGCATTTGTTTTAGCACTGTGATTGATTTGGGTGAAAACTACGAAGTTTATGATTTTACAAAGGGTTATGATGCCCAGCGGGTGTTGGCTTCACCTTATGGGGTAGGCCGATACGATGAGCACCGTCCGGGGATGTATGAAGGCGAGCAGTTTTTAGAGGATCAGCGTGATGTTCATGTGGGCGTGGATTTAGCGGGTCCGGTTGGTGAGCCGGTGCATGCTTTTTACGCAGGAAGTATTTTTAAGCTTGGCGACAATGCGCTGCGTTACGATTACGGCCCAACGATTATAACCCGTCACGGGTGGCACGAGCAGGTAGTGTATGCATTGCATGGGCACCTATCTCGCGAGAGCCTGAAAAAGTGGTCTGTTGGTGATACCTTCGAGGCCGGTGAAGTTTTGGCCTGGCTCGGTTGCGAAGAAGAAAATGGCGGTTGGAATTCTCATCTTCACTTTCAGCTGAGTCTCATGGAACCAGATACCCATGATTTGCCAGGTGCCGTGAACCGAAGCGACAGAGCCTGGGCGCTGCGAGCTTTTCCGGATCCAAGGTTGGTGCTTGGACCGCTTTATTAA